A genomic window from Sparus aurata chromosome 14, fSpaAur1.1, whole genome shotgun sequence includes:
- the LOC115595619 gene encoding thioredoxin reductase 1, cytoplasmic: MDPPTGSSSEDYDYDLLVIGGGSGGLAVAKEAAGLRRKVLLLDLAAPSPRGTKRELGGSSLNTNSVRKFLQQASLLGKAIQDSQKYGWREKEPVSHGWTELVEAAQQQVKTRSVELKKELKRFGVFYLSARAEIVAPHTVEVTDTNGSKRRVTAETLVIATGDSPQYPGIPGDREYCVTSEDLLSLPHPPGRTLVVGGSAEGLESAGFLFGLGLPVTVMQQHDLLQGFDQKTAQKIENHMIVSGVKFLYHCSLTKVEQTEASSKDVVSDDSVATPQQFPKGGLRATIISKEGQTIQEDFDTVLLAVGRNANTSDIGLECVGVQRSQDTGRILVNERDQTSVDHIYAIGSVQHGRPSATGLSVHAGTLLARRLYRGDSILCDYSNVPTVVLTPLEYAACGLSEEKANVTFGEASIEVYHSHYWPLEWELPGRNKNSCYVKVICHIPDHERVVGLHVMGPNAGDIVQGFAAAMKCGLTKEQLDATVGTHPGSAQVLTSLTQTQRMTEALKMRGNC, translated from the exons ATGGACCCGCCAACAGGGTCGTCATCGGAGGATTATGACTACGACCTGCTGGTTATTGGAGGAGGGTCAGGAGGCCTGGCTGTGGCTAAG GAAGCTGCAGGGCTGAGGAGGAAGGTGCTGCTCCTTGACCTCGCGGCTCCCTCACCAAGAGGGACCAAGAGGG AACTGGGTGGTTCcagtctgaacacaaacagcgTCAGGAAATTTCTCCAGCAGGCCTCTCTCCTGGGAAAAGCAATCCAAGACTCTCAGAAGTACGGCTGGCGGGAGAAGGAGCCCG tGTCTCATGGCTGGACAGAGCTGGTAGAGGCCGCGCAGCAGCAGGTGAAGACTCGCAGTgtggagctgaagaaggagcTGAAGCGCTTCGGAGTCTTTTACCTCAGCGCTCGTGCAGAGATAGTCGCGCCCCACACAGTGGAG GTGACGGACACGAATGGGAGCAAGAGGCGTGTGACAGCAGAGACCCTGGTCATCGCTACAGGGGACAGCCCTCAGTACCCGGGCATACCTGGAGACAGAGAGTACTGCGTAACCAG tGAGGATCTCCTCTCCCTGCCTCACCCCCCTGGTCGGACTCTGGTGGTGGGCGGGTCCGCGGAGGGTCTGGAGAGCGCCGGCTTCCTGTTTGGCCTCGGGCTGCCGGTCACCGTCATGCAGCAGCACGACCTGCTGCAGGGGTTCGACCAGAAAACGGCACAGAAGATAGAGAACCACATGATCGTCAGCGGAGTCAAGTTCCTTTACCACTGTTCACTCACCAAG gTGGAGCAGACTGAAGCCAGCAGTAAGGATGTTGTTTCAG ATGATTCTGTAGCAACACCGCAGCAGTTTCCTAAGGGGGGACTTCGAGCGACCATCATCTCTAAGGAAGGCCAAACTATACAGGAAGACTTTGATACA GTGCTGCTTGCCGTTGGAAGGAACGCCAATACCAGCGACATTGGCCTGGAGTGTGTCGGGGTGCAGCGCAGCCAGGA caccgGGAGGATCCTTGTGAACGAGAGGGATCAGACCAGTGTAGATCATATTTACGCCATCGGATCAGTGCAGCATGGACGCCCCTCCGCTACAGGCCTCtcagtgcatgctgggacacTGCTGGCCCGTCGACTCTACAGAGGGGACAGCATCTTG TGCGATTACTCCAACGTGCCCACTGTTGTGCTCACTCCACTGGAATATGCTGCCTGTGGTCTGTCTGAAGAGAAAGCTAATGTAACATTTGGAGAAGCCAGTAtagag GTGTATCACAGCCACTACTGGCCCCTGGAGTGGGAGCTTCCTGGAAGGAATAAAAACTCCTGCTATGTTAAAGTCATCTGCCACATCCCTGACCat GAGCGTGTGGTTGGTCTCCATGTCATGGGCCCCAATGCTGGAGATATCGTCCAAGGCTTTGCTGCAGCGATGAAATGCGGTCTTACAAAAGAACAACTGGATGCCACGGTGGGCACCCACCCCGGGTCAGCCCAG